A genome region from Flavobacterium sp. CFS9 includes the following:
- a CDS encoding YkgJ family cysteine cluster protein, which yields MKQILNNLNKLAKDKHIENKKYFDKLKKKQPKNLDYVMQDLHDAEFKKTDCLQCANCCKTTGPLFTLADIERISKSFRQKPQQFIEQYLRIDEDKDYVLKSVPCAFLDNENYCMIYDVRPKACREFPHTDRKKFHQIADLTLKNVAICPAAYNIVEEMKKKLPL from the coding sequence TTGAAGCAAATTTTAAATAACTTAAATAAGTTAGCCAAAGATAAGCATATCGAAAATAAAAAGTATTTTGATAAGCTTAAAAAGAAACAGCCAAAGAATCTGGATTATGTGATGCAGGATTTGCACGACGCCGAATTTAAAAAAACAGACTGTCTGCAATGTGCGAATTGCTGCAAAACTACCGGGCCTTTGTTTACTTTGGCTGATATTGAAAGGATTTCAAAATCATTCCGACAAAAGCCACAGCAATTTATTGAACAATATCTCAGAATTGATGAGGATAAAGATTATGTTTTGAAAAGTGTTCCTTGTGCTTTTTTGGATAATGAAAATTACTGTATGATTTATGATGTCCGTCCGAAAGCATGCAGAGAATTTCCACATACAGATCGTAAAAAGTTTCATCAGATAGCCGACTTAACATTGAAGAATGTGGCTATTTGTCCTGCTGCGTATAATATAGTGGAGGAAATGAAGAAAAAGCT